Proteins from a single region of Apium graveolens cultivar Ventura chromosome 7, ASM990537v1, whole genome shotgun sequence:
- the LOC141673979 gene encoding uncharacterized protein LOC141673979 encodes MIKELMKEVDANILCLQETKCVSWNKFWEKLIWANDQHSWLIQNSEGLSGGLLIAWDELSFKSIWMASCKNWQWIHFKVIASEESFHVLNVYGPLSLQYKKKLWEDFSFIFSIILCIAINEKVCIVGDFNSIRDDRESANCTYRMWDVQGFDYFIKNNNLCDITLVNGEFTWFGPHGKCSKLDRFLLNDNWFSTGYWEGLALHKMVSDHKPILLAINLFKGGPVPFKAFNWWLKEEGIRNDMNDFWKQVKVFDSKENFQVLLKKFKLGLKQWSKGSKDSLDLHIEELKSKLELFDKNHIWNDEILKCSWDLALCFKKRDSILKQKARLLWNLQGDKTLSFFIRLYRK; translated from the coding sequence ATGATTAAAGAATTGATGAAGGAAGTGGATGCAAATATACTTTGTTTGCAGGAAACTAAGTGTGTCAGTTGGAATAAATTTTGGGAAAAATTAATCTGGGCAAATGATCAACATAGTTGGTTAATCCAGAATTCAGAGGGTTTGTCTGGAGGACTGTTGATAGCCTGGGATGAGTTATCTTTTAAGAGTATATGGATGGCTTCTTGTAAGAATTGGCAGTGGATTCATTTTAAAGTTATAGCCTCTGAGGAATCTTTTCATGTGTTGAATGTTTATGGTCCTCTTAGCTTGCAATATAAGAAGAAATTATGGGAAGACTTCTCATTTATCTTCTCAATTATTCTGTGTATTGCCATAAATGAGAAAGTTTGTATAGTGGGGGACTTCAATAGTATTAGGGATGATAGAGAAAGTGCCAATTGCACATATAGAATGTGGGATGTTCAAggttttgattattttattaaaaataataacttGTGTGATATAACATTGGTAAATGGAGAGTTCACTTGGTTTGGTCCTCATGGTAAATGCAGCAAGCTGGACAGATTCTTATTAAATGATAACTGGTTTTCAACTGGTTACTGGGAAGGATTAGCTCTTCATAAGATGGTTTCTGATCATAAGCCAATATTGTTAGCAATTAATCTTTTCAAGGGAGGTCCAGTACCCTTTAAGGCTTTTAATTGGTGGTTAAAAGAGGAGGGGATTAGAAATGATATGAATGACTTTTGGAAGCAAGTCAAGGTTTTTGATTCTAAGGAAAATTTCCAAGTGCTGCTGAAAAAGTTTAAGTTAGGTTTGAAGCAATGGAGTAAAGGGTCTAAAGATAGTCTAGATTTGCATATTGAAGAATTAAAATCTAAGTTGGAGCTTTTTGATAAGAATCATATCTGGAATGATGAAATCCTGAAGTGTTCTTGGGATTTAGCTTTGTGTTTTAAGAAAAGAGATTCCATCCTTAAACAAAAAGCAAGGCTACTTTGGAATCTGCAAGGGGATAAAACACTTAGTTTTTTCATAAGGTTATACAGAAAATGA